Proteins encoded together in one Candidatus Neomarinimicrobiota bacterium window:
- a CDS encoding zf-HC2 domain-containing protein, with product MDCYEFQDKVSAYIEKELTLSDVNRFDQHLESCRICAVAYIGVKSAVRAVRGSKRISVSTGFNDRLIGRLEREKVKPVRKISGLGRGRRIFGYKPQYAFASLAAVVLIVVLTIGILPDGDDNINFNPLPLSTQQNVNDTIQPAMRGGAPAAPTLVSEEPEEDSLAAPKDKTLSTPLDFREKIQLVKDKKK from the coding sequence ATGGATTGTTACGAGTTTCAAGACAAAGTATCAGCATATATCGAAAAAGAACTCACCCTATCTGACGTCAACAGATTCGATCAGCACCTTGAGTCATGCAGAATCTGTGCGGTGGCTTATATTGGCGTCAAGTCAGCCGTTCGAGCTGTCAGAGGGTCGAAACGGATTTCTGTATCAACAGGCTTTAATGATCGGCTTATTGGAAGACTTGAGCGTGAAAAAGTCAAACCGGTGAGAAAAATCAGCGGGCTGGGTCGTGGAAGGAGAATATTTGGTTACAAGCCCCAGTACGCATTTGCCTCCTTAGCGGCCGTCGTGCTTATCGTTGTGCTCACCATCGGTATACTGCCGGACGGTGACGACAATATCAATTTCAATCCGTTGCCGCTATCCACACAGCAGAACGTGAATGACACCATTCAGCCAGCCATGAGAGGCGGTGCGCCCGCCGCTCCAACGCTCGTCTCAGAGGAGCCTGAGGAAGATTCACTGGCCGCACCGAAAGACAAGACATTATCGACACCGCTGGACTTCCGTGAGAAGATTCAGCTTGTTAAAGACAAGAAAAAGTAA